The window GTGATCTCGGCCTCAATCACGGAGAGGTTTTGCAGCATGGCGACCAGATATGCTGCCACACCGAGGGTGGGTTTGAGTTCTTCGCTGGCGTGGATCATCTCAGCATCCAGGCCCACACCCGCCAGCATGGTGAAACCGTATTTTTTGCCTGCGATGTCCAGTTCGGCCAGGTCGATCTGGCTGGTTTCACCGTGTTCCAGCAGGTCAAAGAGGTTTTCAGCATGGTCCTGAATGCCGAGGTTCAGGGCAATCAGGTTTGCAGTCCCGGCTGGGAAAGCCAGCAGTGGGATGCGTTTTCCTGCAAGGGCATGGGCCACACAGCTGATGGTCCCGTCTCCTCCGGCAGCAACCACGGCTTCAAAGGTGTCTGCATCGGCAGTGAGGGCATGTGGGGTGGTTTCCCGGCTGAGTTCCCGTTCCACCACATTGATGCCTTTTGCCATCATCAGGTCGCGGAATTCGTGCAGTTTGTGGTTCCCCTGGCCTGATTTCTTGTTCTCGATGATCAGCACGCGTTGCATGCTGTCATGTTAAGC is drawn from Deinococcus cellulosilyticus NBRC 106333 = KACC 11606 and contains these coding sequences:
- a CDS encoding diacylglycerol/lipid kinase family protein, which gives rise to MQRVLIIENKKSGQGNHKLHEFRDLMMAKGINVVERELSRETTPHALTADADTFEAVVAAGGDGTISCVAHALAGKRIPLLAFPAGTANLIALNLGIQDHAENLFDLLEHGETSQIDLAELDIAGKKYGFTMLAGVGLDAEMIHASEELKPTLGVAAYLVAMLQNLSVIEAEITLEMEGRTIQTRGMSVMVANFGMATFGLPIAADIDPSDGLLTVIVLKGRGALSLVPSIFENIKKHFKLGEVDYGDWIQTYHCREVTIHTDPPLPIQYDGEVVEDAHTPVHARVLPRAVRMIRVRARNEMST